From Microbacterium pseudoresistens, the proteins below share one genomic window:
- a CDS encoding MIP/aquaporin family protein, which translates to MTEVNLGFYFLSELVGTAMLVLLGCGVVANVVLAKNKGFGGGFLMINWGWGLAVFAGVLVSAYSGALINPAVAIGMFIAGTITAPMFFLAIAAEMIGAVVGAVLVWITYKQHFDEEPDAANKLAVFSTGPQIRSYGWNLVTEIIGTFVLVFVIFAFADYGDIEVGVPGGLGPLTALPVALLVVAIGASLGGPTGYAINPARDLGPRIAHAILPIKGKGSSDWAYSWVPVVGPLIGGVLAALAAPVLLHLAG; encoded by the coding sequence ATGACTGAGGTCAACCTCGGGTTCTACTTCCTGTCAGAGCTCGTCGGCACCGCGATGCTGGTGCTTCTCGGATGCGGCGTCGTCGCGAACGTCGTGCTGGCGAAGAACAAGGGCTTCGGCGGCGGGTTCCTGATGATCAACTGGGGCTGGGGTCTGGCGGTCTTCGCCGGTGTGCTGGTATCCGCCTACTCCGGCGCGCTCATCAACCCCGCCGTCGCCATCGGCATGTTCATCGCGGGCACCATCACGGCGCCGATGTTCTTCCTCGCGATCGCCGCGGAGATGATCGGCGCCGTCGTCGGCGCCGTGCTGGTGTGGATCACCTACAAGCAGCACTTCGACGAGGAGCCGGACGCCGCCAACAAGCTCGCCGTGTTCTCGACGGGTCCGCAGATCCGGTCCTACGGCTGGAACCTCGTCACCGAGATCATCGGCACCTTCGTGCTGGTCTTCGTGATCTTCGCGTTCGCCGACTACGGCGACATCGAGGTCGGTGTCCCCGGGGGGCTCGGACCGCTCACGGCGCTGCCCGTCGCGCTCCTCGTGGTCGCGATCGGCGCATCCCTCGGTGGCCCGACAGGCTATGCCATCAACCCCGCCCGCGACCTCGGGCCCCGCATCGCGCACGCGATCCTGCCCATCAAGGGCAAGGGGTCCAGCGACTGGGCCTACTCGTGGGTGCCGGTCGTGGGTCCGCTCATCGGCGGCGTCCTCGCCGCACTCGCCGCCCCGGTGCTGCTGCACCTGGCTGGCTGA
- a CDS encoding glycerol-3-phosphate dehydrogenase/oxidase: MNEQIHSAPERDEVKAVREAGRTSVLVIGGGINGISTFRDLALQGVNVVLVERGDFASGASSASSHMVHGGIRYLENGEFRLVRESVQERNGLLKIAPHYVKPLETTIPIYSTFSGILSAPLRFLTHKSGKPKERGAFLIKAGLMMYDTFSRDGGTVPRHRFHGRKKSLAALPALDPKIKYTATYYDASMHDPERLALDVLQDGRAAHPGAHALNYVEAIGAGDGTVLLRDLESGTEFSLAADVIVNTSGPWTDLTNEALGELTRFMGGTKGSHIVLDNPELLAATAGREIFFEHSDGRIVLIYPLKGHVMVGTTDIDADPREVPLCTEEEIDYFFELVAHVFPSIEVNREQIVYRFSGIRPLPRHEDTAPGFVSRDYRVEVDRTRTVPHISLVGGKWTTFRALGERMSDDILGLLGRTRTVSTAGRAIGGGRGFPLTEADRSAWIAQHLAGAGDRAEKLLTRYGTRAADVWAHIEQGDDSPLAGGDLSTRELEWMVEQELVIRLEDIVLRRTSLAFTGDIDDPTLEELAKALAPLRGWDRTRTEAEIAQTRELLDERHGLTLTAASRG, encoded by the coding sequence ATGAACGAGCAGATCCATTCCGCGCCGGAGCGCGACGAGGTCAAGGCCGTCCGCGAGGCAGGGCGCACGTCCGTCCTCGTGATCGGCGGAGGCATCAATGGCATCTCGACGTTCCGTGATCTGGCTCTGCAGGGTGTGAATGTCGTGCTCGTCGAGCGCGGCGACTTCGCCTCGGGCGCCTCCTCGGCCTCCAGTCATATGGTGCATGGCGGCATCCGCTACCTCGAGAACGGCGAGTTCCGCCTCGTGCGCGAATCGGTGCAGGAGCGCAACGGCCTGCTCAAGATCGCCCCCCACTACGTCAAGCCGCTCGAGACGACGATCCCCATCTACTCGACCTTCTCCGGCATCCTCTCCGCCCCTCTGCGCTTCCTCACCCACAAGTCGGGCAAGCCGAAGGAGCGCGGCGCCTTTCTCATCAAGGCCGGCCTGATGATGTACGACACCTTCTCGCGCGACGGCGGCACCGTGCCCCGGCATCGCTTCCACGGGCGCAAGAAGTCGCTGGCGGCGCTGCCGGCCCTCGACCCGAAGATCAAGTACACCGCCACCTACTACGACGCCTCGATGCACGATCCCGAGCGCCTCGCGCTGGACGTGCTGCAGGACGGCCGAGCCGCTCACCCGGGTGCGCACGCGCTGAACTACGTCGAGGCGATCGGCGCCGGCGACGGCACGGTGCTCCTGCGCGACCTCGAGAGCGGCACCGAGTTCTCCCTCGCCGCCGATGTGATCGTCAACACCTCCGGCCCGTGGACGGATCTCACGAACGAGGCGCTGGGAGAGCTCACGAGGTTCATGGGCGGCACCAAGGGCTCGCACATCGTGCTGGACAACCCCGAGCTGCTCGCGGCGACCGCCGGGCGCGAGATCTTCTTCGAGCACAGCGACGGCCGGATCGTGCTCATCTACCCGCTCAAGGGGCATGTGATGGTCGGCACCACCGACATCGACGCCGACCCCCGCGAGGTGCCGCTGTGCACCGAGGAGGAGATCGACTACTTCTTCGAGCTCGTCGCGCACGTCTTCCCCTCCATCGAGGTGAACCGGGAGCAGATCGTGTACCGCTTCTCCGGCATCCGTCCGCTCCCCCGGCACGAGGACACCGCGCCGGGCTTCGTCTCGCGCGACTACCGCGTCGAGGTCGACCGCACGCGCACCGTTCCGCACATCAGCCTCGTCGGCGGCAAGTGGACGACGTTCCGCGCTCTGGGCGAGCGGATGAGCGATGACATCCTCGGCCTCCTCGGCCGCACGCGCACGGTCTCGACGGCCGGGCGCGCCATCGGCGGCGGACGCGGATTCCCCCTCACCGAGGCGGACCGCTCCGCCTGGATCGCCCAGCACCTCGCCGGGGCGGGAGACCGGGCCGAGAAGCTGCTGACCCGCTACGGGACCCGCGCCGCCGACGTGTGGGCGCACATCGAGCAGGGCGACGACTCCCCCCTCGCGGGCGGCGATCTGTCGACCCGCGAACTGGAGTGGATGGTGGAGCAGGAGCTCGTCATCCGCCTCGAAGACATCGTGCTGCGCCGCACGAGCCTCGCCTTCACCGGCGACATCGACGATCCGACGCTCGAGGAGCTCGCGAAAGCGCTGGCACCGCTGCGCGGCTGGGACCGCACCCGCACGGAGGCGGAGATCGCCCAGACCCGCGAACTGCTCGACGAACGTCACGGACTCACGCTCACCGCCGCCTCCCGCGGCTGA
- a CDS encoding sugar-binding transcriptional regulator, with protein MSPRRERTRDDKVVAALTAAQLYYMQDKTMEVIARELDTSRSSVSRLLSYAREVGLVDIRINSPFERVGMLEQTIHGRFRVSAHVVPMPESVTEVERLERVALTAGRLLGQFVESTMIVGVAWGSTISAVSRELGHKETHDTVVVQLNGAGNTLTSGVEYSSDILQRFGRAFGAQVQQFPVPAFFDDPATREAMWRERSTRRVLDLQAKMDVAVFSLGSPTAEVPSRVYVGGYLSRDDYRSLGDDHAIGDVATVFFRADGSWRDIRVNARATGPGLDRLRRVPRRFCVVAGAQKLPPLRAAIASGLITDVVLDEGLARQLTEPV; from the coding sequence ATGAGTCCCAGACGTGAACGGACGCGCGACGACAAGGTCGTCGCCGCGCTGACGGCGGCCCAGCTGTACTACATGCAGGACAAGACCATGGAGGTCATCGCGCGCGAGCTGGACACGTCGCGCTCGTCGGTGTCTCGCCTGCTGAGCTATGCCCGCGAGGTGGGACTCGTCGACATCCGGATCAACTCGCCGTTCGAGCGGGTCGGGATGCTGGAGCAGACCATCCACGGGCGGTTCCGTGTGTCGGCCCACGTCGTTCCGATGCCCGAGAGCGTCACCGAGGTCGAGCGCCTCGAGCGCGTCGCGCTCACCGCGGGCCGGCTCCTGGGTCAGTTCGTCGAATCGACCATGATCGTGGGGGTCGCCTGGGGATCGACGATCAGCGCGGTGAGCCGCGAGCTCGGGCACAAGGAGACCCACGACACGGTCGTCGTGCAGCTCAACGGCGCGGGTAACACGCTCACCAGCGGCGTGGAGTACTCCAGCGACATCCTGCAGCGCTTCGGGCGGGCCTTCGGCGCGCAGGTGCAGCAGTTCCCCGTTCCCGCCTTCTTCGACGACCCCGCCACCCGCGAAGCGATGTGGCGGGAGCGCAGCACCCGCCGCGTGCTCGATCTGCAGGCCAAGATGGACGTCGCGGTGTTCAGCCTGGGCTCTCCCACCGCCGAGGTGCCCAGCCGCGTCTACGTCGGCGGGTACCTGAGCCGGGATGACTACCGCAGCCTGGGCGATGATCACGCGATCGGCGATGTGGCCACGGTGTTCTTCCGCGCCGACGGCTCGTGGCGCGACATCCGCGTCAACGCCAGGGCGACGGGCCCGGGCCTGGACCGGCTGCGCCGGGTGCCGCGACGCTTCTGCGTCGTGGCCGGCGCGCAGAAGCTCCCGCCGCTGCGGGCGGCCATCGCATCCGGGCTCATCACCGACGTCGTGCTCGACGAAGGGCTGGCCAGGCAGCTCACCGAACCCGTCTGA
- a CDS encoding glutamate--cysteine ligase, with translation MTIRFADSARSTVGIEWELMLADPTTGDLVGRAPELLDELEADSVHERHTVTGELLTNTIEVTSGVGSTVGEAVDDIAAAIRMVRRSTDYAGIALLSAGSHPFAQWYDQRVSDKTRYRTLIERTQWWGRNMMIWGIHVHVGVEDPAKVFPLIGALTAYLPHLQALAASSPFWAGERTGYASNRALVFQQLPTAGLPWPLHTWEEYERYLSDMAHTGVIADATEVRWDIRPAPHWGTIEIRACDGVPTLAELAALAALTQCLVEHLSRRIDAGERLEMLQPWFHRENKWRTARYGIHADVIVSSGGEQRALGAHLAELLAILAPVARDLGCSEELAGVSHILDHGPSYARQLAVAEETGELREVVQHLIHEFDAGHA, from the coding sequence GTGACGATCCGCTTCGCCGACTCGGCCCGATCGACGGTCGGCATCGAATGGGAGCTGATGCTCGCCGATCCGACGACCGGTGATCTCGTCGGGCGCGCCCCGGAGCTGCTCGACGAGCTCGAGGCCGACAGCGTCCACGAGCGTCACACGGTCACGGGAGAGCTGCTCACGAACACCATCGAGGTGACCAGTGGCGTCGGCTCGACGGTCGGCGAGGCCGTCGACGACATCGCCGCCGCGATCCGCATGGTGCGTCGCTCGACCGACTATGCCGGAATCGCCCTCCTCTCGGCGGGCAGCCACCCGTTCGCGCAGTGGTACGACCAGCGGGTGAGCGACAAGACGCGGTACCGCACTCTCATCGAACGCACCCAGTGGTGGGGGCGCAACATGATGATCTGGGGCATCCATGTGCACGTCGGCGTGGAGGATCCCGCGAAGGTGTTCCCCCTCATCGGCGCGCTGACCGCCTACCTTCCGCATCTCCAGGCGCTGGCGGCGTCGAGCCCGTTCTGGGCCGGCGAGCGCACGGGGTACGCCTCCAACCGCGCTCTGGTCTTCCAGCAGCTGCCCACGGCCGGGCTCCCCTGGCCGCTTCACACCTGGGAGGAGTACGAGCGCTACCTGAGCGATATGGCGCACACGGGCGTCATCGCGGATGCGACCGAGGTGCGCTGGGACATCCGCCCCGCCCCGCACTGGGGAACGATCGAGATCCGGGCCTGCGACGGCGTGCCGACGCTCGCCGAGCTCGCCGCGCTGGCCGCGCTCACGCAGTGCCTCGTCGAGCACTTGTCGCGGCGCATCGACGCCGGAGAGCGGCTTGAGATGCTCCAGCCCTGGTTCCACCGCGAGAACAAGTGGCGCACCGCCCGTTATGGCATCCACGCCGACGTGATCGTGTCCTCCGGCGGCGAGCAACGTGCGCTCGGCGCGCACCTCGCCGAGCTGCTGGCGATCCTCGCGCCCGTCGCACGCGATCTCGGCTGCTCCGAGGAGCTCGCCGGGGTCTCGCACATCCTCGATCATGGCCCCAGCTACGCACGCCAGCTCGCCGTGGCGGAGGAGACCGGCGAGCTGCGCGAGGTGGTGCAGCACCTCATCCACGAGTTCGACGCCGGGCACGCCTGA
- the rpsP gene encoding 30S ribosomal protein S16, with product MAVKIRLKRFGKIRAPYYRIVVADSRTKRDGRVIEEIGKYHPTEEPSFIEVDSERAQYWLSVGAQPTEQVAAILKITGDWGKHKGEKGAKSTLKTAEPKAAFEVDDKKKSVIKPKAEKKAEAPAEEAPAEAPAEDAADAATEAE from the coding sequence GTGGCTGTCAAGATCCGTCTCAAGCGCTTCGGCAAGATCCGTGCGCCCTACTACCGCATCGTCGTCGCCGACTCGCGCACCAAGCGCGATGGTCGCGTGATCGAGGAGATCGGCAAGTACCACCCCACCGAGGAGCCCTCGTTCATCGAGGTCGACTCCGAGCGCGCCCAGTACTGGCTGTCCGTCGGCGCCCAGCCGACCGAGCAGGTCGCGGCGATCCTCAAGATCACCGGTGACTGGGGCAAGCACAAGGGCGAGAAGGGTGCGAAGTCCACCCTGAAGACCGCCGAGCCGAAGGCCGCCTTCGAGGTCGATGACAAGAAGAAGTCGGTCATCAAGCCCAAGGCCGAGAAGAAGGCCGAGGCTCCCGCCGAGGAGGCTCCGGCTGAGGCCCCCGCCGAGGACGCGGCCGACGCCGCGACCGAGGCCGAGTAA
- a CDS encoding RNA-binding protein: MLAAALEHIVKGIVDHPDDVRISASESPRGDLLEVRVHPDDRGRVIGRGGRTAKALRTLISALADGRRVRVDVADD, translated from the coding sequence GTGCTCGCCGCCGCGCTCGAACACATCGTCAAGGGGATCGTCGATCACCCGGACGACGTCCGCATCTCCGCATCCGAATCGCCCAGGGGCGATCTGCTCGAGGTGCGCGTGCACCCCGACGATCGGGGACGCGTGATCGGGCGCGGCGGCCGCACGGCCAAGGCTCTTCGCACGCTGATCTCGGCTCTGGCCGACGGGCGGCGCGTACGCGTCGACGTCGCGGACGATTGA
- the rimM gene encoding ribosome maturation factor RimM (Essential for efficient processing of 16S rRNA) gives MAAKERPGARNQLRVGRLVKAHGLKGALKVELYTDDPDRRFVPGAEFTLQVPETSPWRGKSVTVRDYRVMNGSSVVFLQGVDDRSAAEGLVKAILWVDQDDDVDDPDDDAWYDHQLNGLDVVRDDEVVGRIVRVEHLPAQDLLIVRPTSSDADIMVPFVSAIVPTVDVAGGRVIVTPPPGLFEDLESGSPEDAPDAPA, from the coding sequence GTGGCCGCGAAGGAGCGCCCCGGAGCCAGGAACCAACTGCGGGTCGGCCGTCTCGTCAAGGCGCACGGACTCAAGGGCGCACTGAAGGTCGAGCTCTACACCGATGACCCGGATCGGCGATTCGTGCCTGGTGCCGAGTTCACCCTCCAGGTGCCCGAGACCTCGCCGTGGCGCGGAAAGTCGGTCACCGTGCGCGACTACCGCGTCATGAACGGCAGCTCGGTCGTGTTCCTCCAGGGGGTCGATGACCGTTCGGCGGCCGAAGGACTCGTCAAGGCGATCCTGTGGGTCGATCAGGATGACGACGTCGACGACCCCGACGACGACGCCTGGTACGACCACCAGCTGAACGGCCTCGATGTCGTGCGCGACGACGAGGTCGTCGGCCGCATCGTGCGGGTCGAGCACCTCCCCGCCCAGGACCTCCTGATCGTGCGGCCGACGTCGTCGGACGCCGACATCATGGTCCCGTTCGTCTCTGCGATCGTGCCCACAGTCGACGTCGCGGGCGGCCGCGTGATCGTCACCCCGCCTCCGGGGCTGTTCGAGGATCTCGAGTCCGGTTCGCCGGAAGACGCGCCCGACGCCCCTGCCTAG
- the trmD gene encoding tRNA (guanosine(37)-N1)-methyltransferase TrmD translates to MRVDIVTIFPAFFDVLDVSLIGKARDRGILELNVHDLRDWTHDRHRTVDDTPYGGGAGMVMKPEPWGEVLDEILTDDAVLIVPSPAGERFSQPLARELAEEQHLVFACGRYEGIDQRVVDYYSGRVRVRLVSLGDYVLNGGEVAAMAVIEAVSRLIPGVVGNPDSLVEESHEGDGLLEYPSYTKPAFWRDLAVPEILLSGNHAAIAAWRHDQQLERTRAHRPDLLAE, encoded by the coding sequence ATGCGCGTCGACATCGTCACGATCTTCCCCGCGTTCTTCGACGTGCTCGACGTCTCGCTCATCGGTAAGGCGCGCGATCGGGGCATCCTCGAGCTGAACGTGCACGACCTGCGGGACTGGACGCACGATCGCCATCGCACGGTCGACGACACTCCCTACGGCGGCGGAGCCGGCATGGTCATGAAGCCCGAGCCGTGGGGCGAGGTGCTCGACGAGATCCTCACCGACGATGCCGTGCTCATCGTCCCCTCACCGGCCGGGGAGCGCTTCTCGCAGCCGTTGGCTCGGGAGCTGGCCGAGGAGCAGCACCTCGTGTTCGCTTGCGGACGCTACGAGGGCATCGATCAGCGCGTCGTCGACTACTACTCGGGCCGGGTGCGCGTGCGGCTGGTGAGCCTGGGCGACTACGTGCTCAATGGGGGAGAGGTCGCGGCGATGGCCGTGATCGAGGCGGTGTCGCGGCTCATCCCCGGCGTCGTCGGCAACCCCGACAGTCTCGTCGAGGAGTCGCACGAGGGAGACGGGCTGCTGGAGTACCCGTCGTACACCAAGCCCGCGTTCTGGCGTGATCTCGCGGTGCCCGAGATCCTGCTCAGCGGCAACCACGCGGCGATCGCCGCATGGCGGCACGATCAGCAGCTCGAACGCACCCGTGCGCATCGGCCCGACCTGCTGGCGGAGTGA